The Lipingzhangella halophila genomic interval GAGTACCGAGCAGCCCACCCCGCGGTCGGCGAACCGGCGGACGACGTCGAGTCTGCTGCGCGGGCGCGGGGTGCCCGGCTCGACCGAGCGCCAGAGAGCATCATCGGTGAACCCCACCGATACGGCGAGGCTGACGTCGGTGACCTGCGCCGCCTCGACGATGAGGTCGATGTCGCGCAGGATCAGCCGCCCCTTGGTCAGAACCGAGAACGGGTTGGCGAAATCGCGCAGCGCGGCGATGATCCCGGGCATGAGCTGGTAACGGCCCTCGGCCCGCTGGTAGGGGTCGGTGTTGGTGCCCATGGCGATCGGCTGGCCGTTCCAGCGCGGGTGCGCGAGTTCGCGGCGCAGCAGCTCGCCGGCGTTGACCTTCACCATGATCTTGGTGTCGAAGTCGCGCCCGGAGTCAAGGTCGAGGTACTCGTGCGAGCGGCGGGCGAAGCAGTTGTGGCTAACGACTCCGTTCGCGAGAAAGTCCCCCGTTCCGGTGGTGATGTCGTAAAGGGTTCGTTCCTCACCGAGGTCCGAAACCGAGACAACGCCGAGCTGGGCATCCGGCTTGAGGGCGACATCGTCGACGCGTCGTTTCCGGCTGATCGCGGGATCGGTCAGATGGAAGAAACTCAACCGTTCGCTGAGCCCACCGGTCAGCCGCACCACACTCATGTTCGGTTTCGGAACCTCCAGGGTGTAGTGGAAGTCGAAACGCTTCAAGCCCAGGCTGATCGCCGTGGCGACCTCGCTGTCCGTACTGAAGATGCGAAGTACCCCTTGGGAACAGCTTCCCTCCGCGTCGAAGATCCCGGCGAGAAACCCCGTGCGCCAGTCGTCTGACGGAGCGACCGGCCATTCCACGAGCTCGGAGAGGCGCTCGAACGAGGCTCGCCGCGACGTCCGAATCGCCGTGATCGGGCGCCGTTCCGCCGTCTCTGCGGAGAAATCGCACCGCTCGGTGCGCACCCCGAAATGAGCGAGGTAGGTCGCGGCACGATCCAGCGCCTCGTCATCAGCCAACGCCAGGCGGAACCGGTACACGCTATCGGTCCGGCTCCCTGATCGCGGGTAGTGGTCCGCACCGAGACGCGCGTCCCCGCGAATGATCCCGCAGAGGTACCCGCGCCGGTAGGCGTCGGTCTGTTCGGGACCGGCCGCGTACTGACCGGTCCCGATCAACGTGTTGCTGGTGGTGAGATACGGACGGCGCTGGTGCCCGGCCATGGCGCCGGTCACGTACTTCCAGCCACGGTCCGTCAGGAACCGGTGGTCGCCGCTGGCGATGAGTGTGGTGCCGTCAGCCAGGGTCACGCGATAGGCCCGCTCCACCGTCGCCCAGTGCGCCAGCACCGTCGTCGGCGTGTAGCGCCGGTACTTCCCCACGCGCCGTGTCCCGTAGATCCGGTCGCCGACCCGGATCTTTGAAAGCGACCTGGTCCGACCGTCGGCCATGAGGACCGGGGTGTCTCCGGCCAGGCAGTAGACACACGCGTGACTGCACCCCCGGTACGGGTTGACGGTCCAGCGGAACGGCACCGCGGAAGCCCCGGGCACCCGGTTGATGATGGAGCGGGCGTGGATCTCGACGGCCACCGCCTCGCTGTCGTCGCCGGCGTGGATGGGCCCGGCTCCGGGTGCCGCCAGCCCCGCGCGGCCGGTCCCCCGCTCGTCGGGCATTGCGACGGCGGCACGCTCGAACAGCGCGCCGTCGTCCGTGTCGTCTCGCAGATCTTCCCACCGCACAACACTTATTCGAACACACGTTCGCGAATCGTGTCCAGTGCGGGCAAGTCCCGGCCGCATGTGAGAAAGCATCCGTGCCCGGTCAGTACGTCCCTTTAGGAGCGTGAACCGCCGGCCGGCGCGACCGCTCCGGTGATTGCGAGGAGGACTACATGGCACACACCGAGGTCGACGCGCGCCGCCTGCCGCCCGCGTCGATCATCGAGGGAGCGGCCGGCGGCGTGGTGGGCGCCATGGCGATGACCGGCACGCGGGAGCTGGCGCGCGGGTTGGGACTGATCGCGCAGACCCCGCCCGAAGCGATCCTCCAGAAGGAGGTTCCCCAGCTGCTGAACCGCATCCCCGAGGAACGACGCGTCGCCACGATCCAGCTCGCGCACTGGGCGTACGGGGCGTGCGCGGGCGCGGCGTACGGCCTGACACCGATCCGGCTGCGCGACCACCGGCTCTCGGGGCCGGTCTACGGGGTGCTGTCGTGGGCGTTCTTCGAGTTCGCGCTGGCGCCCGCGCTCGGCCTCGCCCACGCCCACGAGTCGCGTCCCCGCGCACGCGCCGCTCTTTTCGCCGACCATGTGCTGTACGGCCTGATCCTCGGGGCGTCGCCCAGACGGCGCCTGCTCAGGAAGCGCTGACGCGCCCCCGGGCGGGGCGCTGGCGTCTCGGTCCCGCACCGCGCGGAGACCCGCCGCCTCCGGTCGTAGGCGGCCAACCGGCCCCGCCAACCACCAGCCGGTGCCCGCATGGCGGTTGGCGGGTACGCACGGCCTTCGCGAATCAGCCCATCCCGCGGTTCGGACACGAGACAGGTGCCCTCTGGTGCGCCCGT includes:
- a CDS encoding intein-containing Rv2578c family radical SAM protein, which codes for MLSHMRPGLARTGHDSRTCVRISVVRWEDLRDDTDDGALFERAAVAMPDERGTGRAGLAAPGAGPIHAGDDSEAVAVEIHARSIINRVPGASAVPFRWTVNPYRGCSHACVYCLAGDTPVLMADGRTRSLSKIRVGDRIYGTRRVGKYRRYTPTTVLAHWATVERAYRVTLADGTTLIASGDHRFLTDRGWKYVTGAMAGHQRRPYLTTSNTLIGTGQYAAGPEQTDAYRRGYLCGIIRGDARLGADHYPRSGSRTDSVYRFRLALADDEALDRAATYLAHFGVRTERCDFSAETAERRPITAIRTSRRASFERLSELVEWPVAPSDDWRTGFLAGIFDAEGSCSQGVLRIFSTDSEVATAISLGLKRFDFHYTLEVPKPNMSVVRLTGGLSERLSFFHLTDPAISRKRRVDDVALKPDAQLGVVSVSDLGEERTLYDITTGTGDFLANGVVSHNCFARRSHEYLDLDSGRDFDTKIMVKVNAGELLRRELAHPRWNGQPIAMGTNTDPYQRAEGRYQLMPGIIAALRDFANPFSVLTKGRLILRDIDLIVEAAQVTDVSLAVSVGFTDDALWRSVEPGTPRPRSRLDVVRRFADRGVGCSVLMAPILPWLTDSPEQVEETVAAIAAAGATSVTPLVLHLRPGAREWYLAWLEREHPDLVPRYLKLYRNGAYAPKSYQNVVTARVREAARRHGLPRSGGSGEHRNGGARRGSEAAPEPAVEQTTLL